A stretch of the Bubalus kerabau isolate K-KA32 ecotype Philippines breed swamp buffalo chromosome 11, PCC_UOA_SB_1v2, whole genome shotgun sequence genome encodes the following:
- the RNF181 gene encoding E3 ubiquitin-protein ligase RNF181 isoform X1, producing MASYFDEHDCEPLDRERDPRTNMLLELARSLFNRMDFEDLGLVVDWDHHLPPPAAKTAVENLPRTVIRGSQAELKCPVCLLEFEEEETAIEMPCHHLFHSNCILPWLSKTNSCPLCRHELPTDDDTYEEHKRDKAFGDGPRPVCTLCFRLASSSRSTASRTSMEPCTHEAARAGHWSSATCSSCI from the exons ATGGCGTCCTATTTCGATGAACACGACTGCGAGCCGTTGGATCGCGAACGGGATCCCCGAACAAACATGCTGCTGGAGCTTGCAAG GTCCCTTTTCAATAGGATGGACTTTGAAGACTTGGGGTTGGTAGTAGATTGGGATCACCACCTGCCTCCACCCGCTGCCAAGACTGCAGTTGAGAACCTTCCCAGGACAGTCATCAGGGGCTCTCAAGCTG AGCTCAAGTGCCCCGTGTGTCTTTTGGAATTTGAGGAGGAGGAGACCGCCATTGAGATGCCTTGCCATCACCTCTTCCATTCCAACTGCATTCTGCCTTGGCTAAGCAAG ACCAATTCCTGCCCTCTGTGCCGCCATGAGCTGCCCACTGATGACGACACTTATGAGGAGCACAAGCGAGATAAG GCCTTTGGGGATGGGCCCCGACCAGTGTGCACTCTTTGCTTCAGGCTCgcaagcagcagcagaagcaccgCCTCGAGAACCTCCATGGAGCCATGTACACATGAGGCGGCTAGGGCTGGACACTGGTCCTCTGCAACATGTTCCTCTTGCATCTAG
- the RNF181 gene encoding E3 ubiquitin-protein ligase RNF181 isoform X2, with product MASYFDEHDCEPLDRERDPRTNMLLELARSLFNRMDFEDLGLVVDWDHHLPPPAAKTAVENLPRTVIRGSQAELKCPVCLLEFEEEETAIEMPCHHLFHSNCILPWLSKTNSCPLCRHELPTDDDTYEEHKRDKARKQQQKHRLENLHGAMYT from the exons ATGGCGTCCTATTTCGATGAACACGACTGCGAGCCGTTGGATCGCGAACGGGATCCCCGAACAAACATGCTGCTGGAGCTTGCAAG GTCCCTTTTCAATAGGATGGACTTTGAAGACTTGGGGTTGGTAGTAGATTGGGATCACCACCTGCCTCCACCCGCTGCCAAGACTGCAGTTGAGAACCTTCCCAGGACAGTCATCAGGGGCTCTCAAGCTG AGCTCAAGTGCCCCGTGTGTCTTTTGGAATTTGAGGAGGAGGAGACCGCCATTGAGATGCCTTGCCATCACCTCTTCCATTCCAACTGCATTCTGCCTTGGCTAAGCAAG ACCAATTCCTGCCCTCTGTGCCGCCATGAGCTGCCCACTGATGACGACACTTATGAGGAGCACAAGCGAGATAAG GCTCgcaagcagcagcagaagcaccgCCTCGAGAACCTCCATGGAGCCATGTACACATGA